The Pseudomonas azadiae genome includes a window with the following:
- a CDS encoding AbrB/MazE/SpoVT family DNA-binding domain-containing protein, with the protein MEIFTMATATLTSKGQITIPVQVRTALGLEAGDRVEFVEMEDGKFSIIAASKTVLDLKGLIRKPAKAVSIEDMNSAIAAQGAKAR; encoded by the coding sequence ATGGAGATCTTCACTATGGCAACCGCCACACTCACTTCAAAAGGGCAAATCACCATCCCTGTCCAGGTCCGGACTGCCCTGGGCCTGGAGGCAGGCGACCGGGTGGAATTTGTCGAAATGGAAGACGGCAAGTTTTCCATCATTGCCGCGAGCAAAACCGTCCTGGACCTGAAGGGGCTGATCCGCAAGCCGGCCAAGGCTGTGTCCATCGAAGACATGAACAGCGCCATCGCGGCCCAGGGAGCAAAAGCGCGATGA
- a CDS encoding LysR family transcriptional regulator: MDLFQAMSVYVKVVETGSMTAASHACGMSTTMVGNHLRALEQRLGVSLLKRTTRKQSLTEFGGQYYQRCLEVLGLVADSEQLAEQAKSDVPKGTLRITAPPVFGTERLTPALSEFSRRYPLINLYVVLSNERMDLVDSGFDVAIRLGELESSSLIARPLQDYTLTLCASPAYLARRGTPTTPDDLKQHDCLAFAYPANDNWRDTEKLWRMTGDGGEREVQVCGSLTINSSQGLRQAAVNGMGIIMLADALVQPDLESGKLVALLTTYRLPSRPMHLLYGQDRYRLPKLRAFVDFAMEKWAR; the protein is encoded by the coding sequence ATGGATTTGTTCCAGGCAATGTCGGTGTACGTAAAGGTGGTCGAGACCGGCAGCATGACGGCGGCGTCACACGCTTGCGGCATGTCGACCACCATGGTCGGCAACCACCTGCGCGCACTGGAGCAGCGCCTGGGCGTCAGCCTGCTCAAGCGCACCACGCGCAAGCAAAGCCTCACGGAGTTTGGCGGCCAGTATTACCAGCGTTGCCTGGAAGTGCTGGGGCTGGTAGCCGACTCCGAGCAATTGGCCGAACAGGCCAAGAGTGACGTGCCCAAGGGCACCCTTCGCATCACCGCGCCTCCGGTGTTCGGCACCGAACGCCTGACCCCGGCCTTGAGCGAATTTTCCCGGCGCTATCCACTGATCAACTTGTACGTGGTGTTGAGCAATGAGCGCATGGATCTGGTCGACAGCGGCTTCGACGTGGCGATCCGTCTTGGCGAGCTGGAATCGTCCAGTCTGATCGCCAGGCCACTGCAGGATTACACCCTCACGCTCTGCGCGTCACCTGCCTACCTGGCGCGACGCGGCACGCCTACCACGCCCGATGACTTGAAACAGCACGACTGCCTGGCGTTCGCCTACCCGGCCAACGACAATTGGCGCGACACCGAAAAACTGTGGCGTATGACCGGCGACGGCGGCGAGCGGGAGGTGCAGGTCTGCGGCTCATTGACCATCAACAGTTCGCAAGGCTTGCGCCAGGCGGCGGTCAACGGCATGGGCATCATCATGCTGGCCGACGCCCTGGTGCAGCCGGACCTGGAAAGCGGCAAGCTGGTGGCCTTGTTAACCACTTATCGATTGCCCAGTCGCCCCATGCACCTGCTCTACGGCCAAGACCGTTATCGCCTGCCCAAGCTGCGCGCCTTTGTGGACTTCGCCATGGAGAAATGGGCGCGCTAG
- the fabV gene encoding enoyl-ACP reductase FabV → MIIKPRVRGFICVTAHPVGCEANVKQQIDYVTQHGAIEGGPKKVLVLGASTGYGLAARISAAFGCGADTLGVFFEKEGEEGKLSSAGWYNSAAFEKFAAEKGLYAKSINGDAFSDEIKRLTIDTIKKDLGKIDLVVYSLAAPRRTDPQGVVHTSTLKPIGKAVTLRGINTDKGVVVDTTLEPATQEEIDGTVKVMGGEDWQLWIDALRDADVLAEGAKTTAFTYLGEKLTQDIYWNGSIGEAKKDLDKKVLTLRDNLAALKGDARVSVLKAVVTQASSAIPIMPLYLSLLFKVMKEQGTHEGCIEQVYGLFKDSLYGAQPKLDTDGRLRADLAELEPKVQDAVAALWNQVTDDNVNEISDFAGYKAEFLRLFGFEIDGVDYDADVNPTVKINGLIQA, encoded by the coding sequence ATGATCATCAAACCGCGGGTTCGTGGCTTTATCTGTGTGACCGCTCACCCTGTTGGCTGTGAAGCGAACGTCAAGCAACAGATCGACTACGTGACTCAACACGGCGCCATCGAAGGCGGCCCGAAAAAGGTGCTGGTCCTCGGCGCATCCACCGGCTACGGCCTGGCCGCGCGCATCAGCGCTGCGTTTGGCTGCGGTGCCGACACCCTGGGCGTGTTTTTTGAGAAAGAAGGCGAAGAAGGCAAGCTGAGCTCCGCCGGCTGGTACAACAGCGCTGCGTTCGAGAAGTTTGCCGCCGAAAAAGGCCTGTACGCCAAGAGCATCAACGGCGACGCGTTCTCCGACGAGATCAAGCGCCTGACCATCGACACCATCAAGAAAGACCTGGGCAAGATCGACTTGGTCGTCTACAGCCTGGCCGCGCCACGCCGTACCGACCCGCAAGGCGTGGTGCACACCTCCACCCTCAAGCCGATCGGCAAGGCCGTGACCCTGCGCGGTATCAACACCGATAAGGGTGTTGTCGTCGACACCACGCTTGAGCCCGCGACCCAGGAAGAAATCGACGGCACCGTGAAAGTCATGGGTGGCGAAGACTGGCAGCTGTGGATCGACGCCCTGCGTGACGCCGACGTGCTGGCAGAAGGCGCCAAGACCACCGCGTTCACTTACCTCGGCGAGAAGCTGACCCAGGATATCTACTGGAATGGCTCCATCGGCGAAGCCAAGAAAGACCTCGACAAGAAAGTCCTGACGCTGCGCGACAACCTGGCTGCCCTCAAGGGCGACGCCCGCGTGTCGGTGCTCAAGGCGGTGGTGACCCAGGCCAGTTCGGCCATCCCGATCATGCCGCTGTACCTGTCGCTGCTGTTCAAAGTGATGAAAGAGCAGGGCACTCACGAAGGTTGCATCGAACAGGTCTACGGCCTGTTCAAAGACAGCCTGTACGGCGCCCAGCCGAAACTCGACACCGACGGCCGCCTGCGTGCCGACCTGGCCGAGCTGGAACCCAAGGTCCAGGACGCCGTCGCTGCCCTGTGGAACCAGGTCACCGACGACAACGTCAACGAGATCAGCGATTTCGCCGGCTACAAGGCCGAATTCCTGCGGTTGTTCGGCTTTGAAATCGACGGCGTGGATTACGACGCCGATGTGAACCCCACCGTGAAAATCAATGGTCTGATTCAAGCCTGA
- the ppnN gene encoding nucleotide 5'-monophosphate nucleosidase PpnN: protein MPQRQVINASVSPKGSLETLSQREVQQLSEAGSGSIYTLFRQCALAILNTGAHIDNAKTILDAYKDFEVRIHQQDRGVRLELLNAPADAFVDGEMIASTREMLFSALRDIVYTENELDSQRIDLSNSQGITDYVFHLLRNARTLRPGVEPKIVVCWGGHSINTEEYKYTKKVGHELGLRSLDVCTGCGPGVMKGPMKGATISHAKQRITGGRYLGLTEPGIIAAEAPNPIVNELVILPDIEKRLEAFVRVGHGIIIFPGGAGTAEEFLYLLGILMHPDNRDLPFPVILTGPKDAAPYLQQLHAFVGATLGAAAQAHYQIIIDDPAEVARQMTAGLKAVKQFRRERNDAFHFNWLLKIDEGFQRPFDPTHENMAGLQLSHALPPHELAANLRRAFSGIVAGNVKDKGIRLIEENGPYQIHGDPAIMKPLDELLKAFVAQHRMKLPGGAAYVPCYRVVQ from the coding sequence ATGCCCCAACGTCAAGTCATCAATGCCTCCGTCAGCCCCAAGGGCAGCCTCGAAACCCTGTCCCAACGTGAAGTCCAGCAACTGAGCGAAGCCGGCAGCGGCAGCATCTACACGCTGTTTCGGCAGTGCGCCCTGGCGATCCTCAACACCGGCGCGCACATCGATAACGCCAAGACCATCCTGGATGCCTACAAGGATTTTGAAGTACGTATCCACCAGCAGGACCGCGGCGTGCGCCTGGAACTGCTGAACGCCCCGGCCGACGCCTTCGTCGATGGCGAAATGATCGCCAGCACCCGCGAAATGCTGTTCAGCGCCCTGCGCGACATCGTCTACACCGAGAACGAGCTGGACAGCCAGCGCATCGACCTGAGCAATTCCCAGGGCATCACCGACTACGTGTTCCACCTGCTGCGCAACGCCCGTACGCTGCGCCCGGGCGTGGAGCCGAAGATCGTGGTGTGCTGGGGTGGGCACTCGATCAATACCGAAGAATACAAATACACCAAGAAGGTCGGCCACGAGCTGGGCCTGCGCAGCCTCGACGTGTGCACCGGCTGCGGCCCTGGCGTGATGAAAGGTCCGATGAAAGGCGCGACCATTTCCCACGCCAAGCAACGCATCACTGGCGGGCGTTACCTGGGGCTGACGGAGCCGGGCATCATCGCCGCCGAAGCGCCGAACCCGATCGTCAATGAACTGGTGATTCTGCCGGACATCGAAAAACGCCTGGAAGCTTTCGTACGTGTCGGCCACGGCATCATCATCTTCCCCGGCGGCGCCGGCACCGCTGAAGAGTTCCTGTACCTGCTCGGCATCCTCATGCACCCGGACAACCGCGACCTGCCGTTCCCGGTCATTCTCACGGGGCCGAAAGACGCAGCGCCGTACCTGCAGCAACTGCACGCCTTCGTCGGCGCGACACTGGGCGCGGCCGCGCAGGCACACTATCAGATCATCATTGACGACCCGGCCGAAGTGGCGCGCCAGATGACCGCCGGCCTCAAGGCGGTGAAGCAGTTCCGCCGCGAGCGCAACGACGCTTTTCACTTCAACTGGCTGCTGAAGATCGATGAAGGCTTCCAGCGCCCGTTCGACCCGACCCACGAAAACATGGCCGGCCTGCAACTGAGCCACGCGCTGCCACCCCATGAGCTGGCGGCCAACCTGCGCCGCGCGTTCTCCGGGATCGTGGCGGGTAACGTGAAGGACAAGGGGATTCGCCTGATCGAGGAGAACGGCCCGTACCAGATTCACGGTGACCCGGCGATCATGAAACCGCTGGATGAGCTGCTGAAGGCGTTTGTCGCCCAGCACCGCATGAAGTTGCCAGGCGGCGCGGCGTATGTGCCGTGCTACCGCGTGGTGCAGTAA
- the punC gene encoding purine nucleoside transporter PunC, with protein sequence MKNSFGFTGYLAGLSMLGYLAMDMYLPAFGAMGEQLQIGAGAVGASLSIFLAGFALGQLLWGPLSDRLGRKPILLAGLGLFVLGCAGMFWVETAPQLLALRFVQALGVCSAAVSWQALVIDRYPADKAHRVFASIMPLMSLSPALAPLLGAMVLNHFGWQAIFGVLLGVSLLLLLPTAFLRTPPKRRAEEGERSRLGYGQLLKSRVFTGNVMIFAACSASFFAWLTASPFILGDMGYSPNDIGLSYVLPTLAFLVGGYSCRSALQRVQGKTLLPWLLLAYCISMLALYLVATLSVPTLTTLLIPFCLMALVNGASYPIVVANALMPFAENSGKAAALQNTLQLGLCFLSSLLVSSMIDQPLLITVIVMLATAPVAVFGYWLARPKTGRSELVRT encoded by the coding sequence ATGAAAAATTCTTTTGGTTTTACCGGGTACCTGGCGGGGCTGAGCATGCTCGGTTATCTCGCCATGGACATGTACTTGCCGGCGTTCGGCGCCATGGGCGAACAGTTGCAGATTGGCGCCGGTGCGGTGGGTGCCAGCTTGAGTATCTTCCTCGCCGGTTTTGCGCTCGGGCAATTGTTATGGGGGCCGCTGTCCGACCGCCTGGGACGCAAGCCAATCCTGCTCGCCGGCCTTGGCCTGTTTGTGCTGGGGTGCGCGGGGATGTTCTGGGTCGAGACCGCGCCGCAACTGCTGGCATTGCGTTTTGTCCAGGCGCTTGGCGTGTGTTCCGCCGCGGTGAGCTGGCAGGCGCTAGTGATCGACCGCTACCCGGCCGACAAGGCGCACCGCGTGTTCGCCAGCATCATGCCGCTGATGTCGCTGTCGCCGGCCCTGGCGCCGTTGTTGGGGGCCATGGTGCTGAATCACTTTGGCTGGCAGGCGATCTTCGGCGTCTTGCTCGGGGTATCGTTGCTATTGCTGTTGCCGACAGCCTTCCTGCGCACCCCGCCGAAACGCCGGGCGGAGGAGGGCGAACGTTCGCGCCTGGGTTATGGACAGTTACTTAAGTCCCGCGTGTTCACCGGCAACGTGATGATCTTCGCCGCGTGTTCGGCCAGTTTCTTCGCCTGGCTGACCGCGTCGCCTTTCATCCTGGGCGACATGGGCTACAGCCCGAATGATATCGGCCTGAGCTATGTGTTGCCGACCTTGGCGTTCCTGGTGGGCGGCTACAGCTGCCGCAGTGCCCTGCAGCGCGTTCAGGGCAAGACACTTTTGCCGTGGTTGCTGCTGGCGTATTGCATCAGCATGCTGGCGTTGTACCTGGTCGCGACCTTGAGCGTACCGACGCTGACCACCCTGCTGATTCCGTTCTGCCTGATGGCGCTGGTCAACGGTGCCAGTTACCCCATCGTCGTGGCGAATGCGCTGATGCCCTTTGCAGAAAATTCCGGCAAGGCGGCGGCGCTGCAAAACACACTGCAACTGGGGCTGTGCTTTTTGAGCAGCTTGTTGGTGTCATCGATGATCGACCAGCCGCTGCTGATTACCGTGATCGTGATGCTGGCGACCGCGCCCGTGGCTGTGTTCGGCTATTGGCTGG
- a CDS encoding aspartate aminotransferase family protein, translated as MTAACLMTTYQPLALSFTRGLGTRLWDQQGREYLDAVAGVAVTNVGHSHPRLVAAISEQAGLLLHTSNLYSIDWQQRLAQRLARLSGLDRAFFNNSGAEANETALKLARLHGWKKGIEAPLVVVMENAFHGRTLGTMAASDGPSVRLGFQRLPGDFLKVGFGDMAAIEAITKAFGTRIAAVLLEPIQGESGVLPAPPGYLQALRDHCTRHGWLMMLDEIQTGIGRTGNWFAFQHEGIVPDVMTLAKGLGNGIPIGACLARSAVAQLFTPGSHGSTFGGNPLACRVGCTVLDIIEEQGLLQNAAQQGERLLARLRVELSEHPQVLAIRGQGLMIGIELASPCRDLAQRAAEEHGLLINVTRGKVIRLLPPLILDAKEVEMIVRGITRLLD; from the coding sequence ATGACCGCCGCCTGCCTGATGACCACTTACCAACCCTTGGCCCTGAGCTTTACCCGCGGCCTGGGCACACGCCTGTGGGACCAGCAAGGCCGTGAATACCTGGATGCAGTGGCCGGCGTGGCGGTGACCAATGTCGGCCACTCCCACCCCCGGCTGGTGGCGGCGATCAGCGAACAGGCCGGGCTGTTGCTGCACACCTCCAACCTCTACAGCATTGACTGGCAACAACGGCTGGCCCAGCGCCTTGCCCGGCTGTCTGGCCTGGACCGCGCCTTCTTCAACAATTCCGGCGCCGAAGCCAACGAAACCGCGCTGAAACTGGCGCGGCTGCATGGCTGGAAAAAAGGCATCGAGGCGCCGTTGGTGGTGGTGATGGAAAACGCCTTCCATGGCCGCACGCTCGGGACCATGGCCGCGAGCGACGGGCCATCGGTGCGCTTGGGCTTCCAACGCTTACCGGGAGATTTTCTCAAGGTCGGCTTTGGTGACATGGCCGCAATAGAGGCAATCACTAAAGCGTTCGGCACGCGCATCGCGGCGGTCCTGCTGGAGCCGATCCAGGGGGAAAGCGGCGTGTTGCCGGCACCACCCGGCTACCTGCAAGCGTTGCGCGATCATTGCACGCGTCATGGCTGGCTGATGATGCTGGATGAAATCCAGACCGGCATCGGTCGCACCGGCAACTGGTTTGCCTTCCAGCATGAAGGCATCGTGCCGGATGTGATGACCCTGGCCAAAGGCCTCGGCAACGGCATACCGATCGGCGCCTGCCTGGCGCGGTCCGCCGTGGCCCAGTTGTTCACGCCGGGCAGCCATGGCAGCACCTTTGGCGGCAACCCGCTGGCCTGCCGAGTCGGTTGCACGGTGCTGGACATCATCGAAGAACAAGGCTTGCTGCAAAACGCTGCGCAACAGGGTGAGCGTTTGCTGGCGCGGTTACGGGTGGAGTTGAGTGAACACCCGCAGGTGCTGGCGATTCGGGGCCAGGGCTTGATGATCGGGATCGAGCTGGCGAGCCCTTGCCGCGACCTGGCGCAGCGCGCCGCCGAGGAGCACGGCCTGCTGATCAACGTGACGCGGGGCAAGGTCATTCGGTTGTTGCCACCGTTGATCCTGGATGCCAAGGAGGTCGAGATGATCGTACGGGGTATTACTCGTCTATTGGACTGA
- the punR gene encoding DNA-binding transcriptional activator PunR: MWSEYSLDVVDAVARHGSFSAAAQELHRVPSAISYTVRQLEEWLAVPLFVRRHRDVELTPAGRLFIDEARGVMKKMLGTRRLCQQVANGWSGQLKVAVDSIVKPQRCRQLVLDFYRQFPEVELLLEYEVYNGVWDALADERTDIVIGATSAVPVASRFTFRDMGLLNWLCVVSTRHPLASVDGLLSDDQLRPFASLCMTDTSRNLPKRDTWTLDNQRRLVVPNWASALDCLRDGLCVGMAPAHQVLPWIERGELVALQLSRPFPASPSCVAWAQSKLSPAMAWLLEYLGDSETMNQEWLNGDDL; the protein is encoded by the coding sequence ATGTGGTCCGAATATTCCCTGGACGTGGTCGACGCCGTGGCACGTCATGGCAGCTTCAGCGCCGCCGCCCAGGAACTGCACCGCGTGCCGTCCGCCATCAGCTATACGGTACGTCAGCTGGAAGAGTGGCTGGCAGTGCCGCTGTTTGTGCGGCGGCACCGCGACGTGGAACTCACCCCGGCCGGCCGCCTTTTCATAGACGAGGCCCGTGGCGTGATGAAGAAAATGCTCGGCACCCGACGCCTGTGTCAGCAGGTCGCCAATGGCTGGAGTGGCCAGTTGAAGGTGGCGGTGGATTCCATCGTCAAGCCTCAGCGGTGCCGGCAGTTGGTGCTGGATTTCTATCGGCAGTTTCCCGAGGTGGAATTGCTGCTGGAATACGAGGTGTACAACGGCGTATGGGATGCGCTGGCGGATGAGCGTACCGACATCGTGATCGGCGCCACCAGCGCGGTGCCGGTGGCCAGCCGCTTTACCTTCCGCGACATGGGCTTGTTGAACTGGCTGTGCGTGGTCAGTACGCGGCATCCGCTGGCCAGTGTCGACGGGTTGCTGAGCGACGATCAACTGCGCCCCTTCGCCTCGCTCTGCATGACCGACACCTCGCGCAACCTGCCCAAGCGCGACACCTGGACCCTGGATAACCAGCGGCGGCTGGTGGTACCGAATTGGGCGTCCGCGCTTGACTGCCTGCGTGACGGACTGTGTGTCGGCATGGCGCCGGCGCATCAGGTGTTGCCGTGGATCGAACGCGGTGAGCTGGTGGCGCTGCAACTGTCGCGCCCCTTCCCGGCCAGCCCGTCGTGCGTGGCCTGGGCGCAGAGCAAGCTGTCCCCGGCCATGGCGTGGTTGTTGGAGTATTTGGGGGATAGCGAAACCATGAACCAGGAGTGGTTGAATGGGGATGATCTCTAG
- a CDS encoding HAD family hydrolase, protein MTIRAVVFDFGGVLFDWSPHHLYRKLIADDQERQWFLDNICTQAWNTEQDAGRSLAEGTRSLIEQHPQHEHLIQAYYARWHEMLPGPLPDGVAILKALHAANVPLFGLTNWSAETFPYARANYPFLQCFRDIVVSGELKLIKPDAAIYHASLRQVRAHLPDIHPEEVVFIDDVAGNIEAAVALGWQGIHHVSAEHTAARLRELGVGF, encoded by the coding sequence ATGACCATTCGCGCAGTAGTTTTTGATTTCGGCGGTGTCCTGTTCGACTGGAGCCCGCACCACCTGTACCGCAAGCTGATTGCCGACGACCAAGAACGGCAATGGTTTCTCGATAACATCTGTACCCAGGCCTGGAACACTGAGCAGGATGCCGGCCGTTCCCTGGCTGAAGGCACGCGCAGCCTCATCGAACAGCACCCGCAGCATGAGCATTTGATCCAGGCCTATTACGCCCGTTGGCACGAGATGCTGCCTGGCCCGCTGCCGGACGGCGTGGCGATTCTCAAGGCGCTGCACGCGGCCAACGTGCCTCTGTTCGGGCTCACCAACTGGTCGGCCGAAACCTTTCCTTATGCGCGGGCCAATTACCCGTTCCTGCAGTGCTTTCGCGACATCGTGGTGTCAGGCGAGTTGAAGCTGATTAAGCCGGATGCGGCGATCTATCACGCGAGCCTGCGCCAGGTTCGGGCCCATCTGCCGGATATCCATCCCGAGGAAGTGGTGTTTATCGATGATGTCGCCGGCAATATCGAAGCGGCCGTCGCCCTGGGTTGGCAAGGTATCCATCACGTCTCGGCTGAGCACACGGCCGCCCGTTTGCGTGAGCTGGGCGTGGGCTTCTAG